The Corynebacterium jeddahense genome has a window encoding:
- a CDS encoding ABC transporter permease, with the protein MQYLLEAFHYLFDPTHWRGSSGLAARAAEHLGYTALAVAVTALIAVPVGVWVGHTRRGASAVLSVAGALRALPALGMITFLAVALPMGVRVPLVPATIALVLLAAAPLVTGIVAGFESVDPEVIHSARAAGYSERQILTRVELPLGAPVMVGGLRSCVVQVLATATVVAYIGLGGLGRLLIDGLAVQDYSRMVAGALAVTALALVVDLCLAALQRWARPKVHSTD; encoded by the coding sequence ATGCAGTACCTCCTTGAGGCGTTTCACTACCTGTTCGACCCCACTCACTGGCGCGGCTCCTCCGGTCTCGCCGCGCGCGCAGCGGAGCACCTCGGCTACACCGCGCTCGCGGTCGCGGTGACCGCGCTCATTGCCGTCCCCGTCGGCGTGTGGGTGGGCCACACCCGCCGCGGGGCCTCCGCCGTCTTGAGCGTGGCGGGCGCCCTCCGCGCGCTTCCGGCGCTCGGCATGATCACGTTCCTCGCCGTGGCACTGCCCATGGGCGTGCGCGTGCCCCTCGTTCCGGCCACCATCGCGCTTGTCTTGCTTGCTGCGGCTCCCCTGGTGACCGGCATTGTGGCGGGCTTCGAGTCCGTCGACCCCGAGGTCATCCATTCCGCACGCGCCGCCGGCTACTCCGAGCGGCAGATCCTCACCCGCGTGGAACTCCCGCTCGGCGCCCCGGTCATGGTCGGAGGCTTGCGCTCCTGCGTGGTCCAAGTGCTGGCCACGGCCACCGTGGTCGCGTACATCGGGCTCGGCGGCCTCGGGCGGCTGCTTATCGACGGCCTCGCGGTCCAAGACTATTCCCGCATGGTCGCCGGAGCCCTCGCCGTGACCGCCCTGGCGCTGGTCGTGGACCTGTGCCTCGCCGCCCTGCAGCGCTGGGCCCGGCCGAAAGTCCATTCCACGGACTAA
- a CDS encoding suppressor of fused domain protein, giving the protein MGVFDRMRRGPLTQGDAVRGHLARATAGADAYTYNYRGLEVHAYFVDEPLPHILYCTFGVSEVASSQPTAGTQTELTLRVPVAAGLPPQWPADQLARLAGMGLAPGHHVAVASGPGSLTGFVCVTDPVLGLLDAPTGLTRFTYAAGLNGDDYERMLRWDPVKFAGLLGEHVPLGLTDPRRAPLSARPGLRERLDAAAGAEGSSIRAMLAGRLDVDADGETALVAVDAQAARDLLRAARYRLLKGRAFALVRGEAWLLLDPGATYPELGPAHAVVPAPAALAHELLAVLDAAPGTYRLRTAPLTLRVA; this is encoded by the coding sequence ATGGGAGTCTTCGACCGGATGCGCCGCGGGCCGCTCACACAGGGCGACGCCGTGCGCGGGCACCTCGCCCGCGCCACCGCCGGGGCGGACGCCTACACGTACAACTACCGTGGCCTCGAGGTGCACGCGTACTTCGTCGACGAGCCACTCCCCCACATCCTGTACTGCACGTTCGGGGTGTCCGAGGTCGCGTCCTCGCAGCCGACGGCGGGAACGCAGACCGAGCTCACGCTGCGCGTCCCGGTCGCCGCTGGCCTGCCGCCACAGTGGCCCGCGGACCAGCTCGCCAGGCTCGCCGGCATGGGGCTGGCCCCGGGCCACCACGTCGCCGTCGCGAGCGGCCCCGGTTCCCTCACCGGGTTCGTGTGCGTCACCGACCCGGTGCTCGGGCTTCTCGACGCCCCCACGGGCCTCACCCGCTTCACCTACGCCGCCGGGCTCAACGGGGACGACTACGAGCGGATGCTGCGCTGGGACCCTGTCAAGTTCGCGGGGCTGCTCGGCGAGCACGTGCCCCTCGGGCTCACGGACCCCCGCCGCGCTCCGTTGTCGGCCCGCCCGGGGCTGCGCGAGCGGCTGGACGCGGCGGCGGGGGCCGAAGGGTCGTCGATACGCGCGATGCTCGCGGGCCGACTCGACGTGGATGCGGACGGCGAGACGGCGCTGGTGGCGGTGGATGCGCAGGCGGCGCGCGACCTCCTGCGCGCGGCGCGCTACCGGCTACTCAAGGGGCGCGCGTTCGCGCTCGTTCGCGGCGAGGCGTGGCTGCTGCTCGACCCAGGCGCGACGTACCCCGAGCTGGGCCCCGCCCACGCCGTCGTGCCCGCCCCGGCGGCGCTCGCGCACGAGCTGCTCGCCGTGCTCGACGCGGCGCCGGGGACGTACCGCCTGCGCACCGCGCCACTCACGCTGCGGGTTGCGTAG
- a CDS encoding ABC transporter substrate-binding protein yields the protein MHTKPLAAGLVAFATLTLVSCSNDDPLDSASTDSEAAAQTVVIGTANFPESEIIGQIWAEALREEGFEVKVKSGIGSREVYLSALQDGSITIVPEYSGNLTQFFGELPEGADEKQVRDTLASVLPADLAAGEFSPAESKDAYRVTRATADEYGLTTIGDLDKLKMITVAAPPEFAERPYGPKGLTSAYGIDAAKISVNPISDGGGPLTVAALTQGKADAANIFTTSPALLDNGEPADLVILDDPKHLIPPQNVLPVYRSGELPDGAIDVINRIDAKLTTEDLVAMNMRNVGEERAEPKTIAKDYVEGLK from the coding sequence ATGCATACTAAACCCCTCGCGGCCGGGTTGGTCGCATTTGCCACACTCACCCTCGTCTCGTGCTCCAACGATGACCCGCTCGACTCCGCCAGCACAGATTCTGAGGCTGCCGCGCAAACGGTGGTGATCGGCACCGCGAACTTCCCCGAGTCTGAAATCATTGGCCAGATCTGGGCTGAGGCGCTGCGTGAGGAAGGCTTCGAGGTCAAGGTGAAGTCCGGCATCGGGTCGCGCGAGGTGTACCTTTCCGCACTCCAGGACGGCTCGATCACCATCGTGCCGGAGTACTCCGGCAACCTCACCCAGTTCTTCGGTGAGCTGCCGGAAGGCGCGGACGAAAAGCAGGTCCGCGACACGCTCGCCAGCGTGCTGCCCGCGGATTTGGCCGCCGGCGAGTTCAGTCCGGCCGAATCGAAAGACGCTTACCGCGTCACCCGCGCCACCGCCGACGAGTACGGCCTGACCACCATCGGCGACTTGGACAAGCTCAAGATGATCACCGTCGCCGCCCCGCCCGAGTTCGCGGAACGCCCATACGGCCCGAAGGGGCTTACCAGCGCATACGGTATCGACGCCGCAAAGATCTCCGTCAACCCGATCTCCGACGGCGGCGGCCCGCTCACCGTCGCCGCACTGACACAGGGCAAGGCTGACGCGGCTAACATCTTCACCACCTCGCCCGCGCTGCTGGACAACGGCGAGCCCGCAGACCTGGTGATCCTCGATGACCCGAAGCACCTCATCCCGCCGCAAAACGTCCTGCCCGTCTACCGCTCGGGTGAGCTTCCGGACGGCGCCATCGACGTGATCAACCGCATCGACGCAAAGCTGACCACGGAGGATCTCGTAGCGATGAACATGCGCAACGTCGGTGAGGAACGAGCGGAACCGAAAACCATTGCCAAAGACTACGTCGAAGGACTGAAGTAA
- a CDS encoding Bax inhibitor-1/YccA family membrane protein, producing MRSTNPVLRNLPGAVADGGYDGQPAAGYAPEVRQDRPMTVDDVVSKTGITLAVIIAVALLNFFLYAYVDPALGAGLTFVGIIGSFITTLVHAFRREFGSPAVTLIYAVFEGLFLGGFSLVVSGWFSLGGADAGEMIFQAILGTVGVFVGMLFVYRRGAIRVTPRLNRAITGAVFGVAIMAIGNWLLAIFGGVSPLRDGGTISIIFGVFCVILAAMSFLQDFDLADKLVRTGAPEREAWGVALGLAVTLVWLYTEILRLLSYFADER from the coding sequence TTGAGAAGCACTAACCCAGTACTCCGTAACCTCCCCGGCGCGGTGGCGGACGGCGGCTACGACGGCCAGCCTGCCGCCGGATACGCCCCGGAGGTCCGCCAAGACCGCCCCATGACGGTGGACGACGTGGTGAGCAAGACCGGCATCACCCTCGCCGTCATCATCGCGGTCGCGCTGCTCAACTTCTTCCTCTACGCCTACGTCGACCCGGCCCTCGGGGCGGGGCTGACGTTCGTCGGCATCATCGGTTCCTTCATCACCACCCTCGTCCACGCGTTCCGCCGGGAGTTCGGCTCACCGGCGGTCACGCTGATCTACGCCGTGTTCGAGGGCCTGTTCCTCGGCGGGTTCTCGCTCGTCGTCTCCGGCTGGTTCTCCCTCGGCGGCGCGGACGCGGGCGAGATGATTTTCCAGGCCATCCTGGGCACGGTCGGCGTGTTTGTCGGCATGCTCTTCGTCTACCGCCGCGGCGCGATCCGCGTCACCCCGCGGCTGAACCGGGCGATCACCGGCGCTGTCTTCGGCGTCGCCATCATGGCGATCGGCAACTGGCTGCTCGCCATCTTCGGCGGGGTGAGCCCGCTGCGCGACGGCGGCACCATCTCGATCATCTTCGGCGTGTTCTGTGTCATCCTCGCGGCGATGTCGTTCCTCCAGGACTTCGACCTCGCTGACAAGCTTGTTCGCACCGGCGCGCCGGAGCGCGAGGCATGGGGCGTCGCCCTCGGCCTCGCCGTCACCCTCGTGTGGCTCTACACGGAGATCCTGCGCCTGCTGTCCTACTTCGCCGACGAGCGGTAG
- a CDS encoding DUF4307 domain-containing protein, with amino-acid sequence MSTTTSRPAQRYGSSSRGGTTGGKVVAVIAVLLVTAILVVSARALLERFNRPVTAEFISQERIDDSTGRLWIDVDRKDPSQPAYCIVTAVDYSHAEVGRREVILPAGGEKHERLAVELPVREPLVSGRIYGCSDKLPFYMDPDSSFYGAR; translated from the coding sequence GTGAGCACCACGACATCCCGCCCAGCGCAGCGCTACGGTTCGTCGTCACGCGGCGGCACCACGGGCGGCAAGGTGGTTGCGGTGATCGCGGTGCTCCTCGTCACGGCCATCCTCGTCGTGAGCGCGCGCGCCCTCCTCGAGCGGTTCAACCGCCCCGTCACGGCCGAGTTCATTTCGCAGGAGCGTATCGACGACTCCACGGGCCGTCTCTGGATCGACGTCGACCGGAAAGACCCCTCGCAGCCCGCGTACTGCATCGTCACCGCGGTGGACTACTCGCACGCGGAAGTGGGCCGGCGCGAGGTGATCCTGCCGGCCGGCGGCGAGAAGCACGAACGCCTGGCCGTAGAGCTGCCCGTGCGCGAGCCGCTCGTCTCAGGGCGCATCTACGGCTGCTCCGACAAGCTGCCGTTCTACATGGACCCGGACAGCTCGTTCTACGGCGCCCGGTAG
- a CDS encoding DUF3253 domain-containing protein — protein MAEGPDFRRAIVDKLAARAEASSICPSEVAREHGGDDWRDLMDPVRAAAGELVDRGIVVITQGDQTVDLATVKGPIRIRRGPHWSGDNG, from the coding sequence GTGGCTGAGGGGCCGGATTTCCGGCGCGCGATCGTCGATAAGCTTGCTGCTCGCGCTGAAGCTTCTTCGATTTGCCCCTCCGAGGTGGCGCGCGAGCACGGCGGCGACGACTGGCGCGACCTGATGGACCCCGTGCGCGCGGCCGCGGGTGAGCTGGTGGATCGCGGCATCGTCGTTATCACGCAGGGCGATCAGACGGTTGACCTGGCGACGGTCAAGGGGCCGATCAGGATTCGACGTGGGCCGCATTGGAGCGGTGACAACGGTTGA
- the greA gene encoding transcription elongation factor GreA, whose product MAESQQQYITPEMKAKLEAELQQLIDNRPVIAAEINERREEGDLKENAGYDAAREQQDQEEARIKQISEILSNSTTERTGVVEGVAHVGSVVHVYYDGDENDRETFLIGTRAASTGNADLETYSENSPLGAAVVGAAEGETRTYTAPNGREIQVTVVSAEPYDSDKASTPRSK is encoded by the coding sequence ATGGCTGAATCCCAGCAGCAGTACATCACCCCCGAAATGAAGGCCAAGCTCGAGGCCGAACTGCAGCAGCTCATCGATAACCGCCCCGTCATCGCGGCCGAGATCAACGAGCGCCGCGAGGAGGGCGACCTCAAGGAGAACGCGGGCTACGACGCCGCCCGTGAGCAGCAGGACCAGGAAGAGGCCCGCATCAAGCAGATCTCCGAGATCCTCTCCAACTCCACGACGGAGCGCACCGGCGTCGTCGAGGGCGTCGCCCACGTCGGCTCCGTGGTCCACGTGTACTACGACGGCGACGAGAACGACCGCGAGACCTTCCTCATCGGCACCCGCGCCGCCTCCACCGGCAACGCGGACCTGGAGACGTACTCCGAGAACTCCCCGCTGGGCGCGGCCGTCGTCGGCGCCGCGGAGGGTGAGACGCGCACGTACACCGCCCCGAATGGCCGGGAAATTCAGGTCACGGTCGTTTCGGCCGAGCCGTATGATTCAGACAAGGCCTCCACGCCCCGTTCGAAGTAG
- a CDS encoding membrane protein, producing MTPLQKFLIPLFGGAGALHFLKPEPFDSIVPPQLPGKARTYTEVSGVAELAAASLIAVPKTRKLGGLFSAALLLGVWPANFYMAWQWRDKSWPLRLGAIARLPLQVPMIKAALGLRKASARG from the coding sequence ATGACGCCACTGCAGAAATTCCTCATCCCCCTTTTCGGCGGTGCGGGAGCCCTCCACTTCCTCAAACCCGAGCCGTTCGATTCCATTGTTCCCCCGCAGCTGCCCGGCAAGGCACGCACCTATACCGAGGTATCGGGAGTCGCCGAGCTCGCCGCCGCGTCACTGATTGCGGTGCCCAAGACCCGCAAGCTCGGGGGCCTGTTCTCTGCCGCGCTACTGCTCGGCGTGTGGCCCGCAAACTTTTACATGGCCTGGCAGTGGCGCGACAAGTCCTGGCCGCTGCGCCTCGGCGCCATTGCGCGGCTGCCACTCCAAGTGCCGATGATCAAGGCCGCGCTCGGGCTGCGAAAAGCGTCCGCGCGTGGCTGA
- a CDS encoding ABC transporter permease, with amino-acid sequence MNWGWLSANSGRIGSLALDHLAISAPAILLAFLVAVPLGWLAHKSGPAREVLVVLTSLIYVVPSLAMFILMPLVLGTSILSPLNVVAAMTLYGIALMVRSAADAFDAVPADVRQSATAAGYAPARRVLAVELPLATPGLISGLRVVAASTISLVSVGALIGVQSLGTLFTEGFQRSFTTEILAGLVGTVLLAVVVDLLIVALGHAATPWTRSGGR; translated from the coding sequence ATGAACTGGGGTTGGTTGAGCGCCAACAGCGGGCGCATCGGGTCGCTGGCCCTGGACCATCTGGCGATTTCCGCCCCGGCGATCCTGCTGGCGTTTCTCGTCGCGGTGCCGCTTGGGTGGCTCGCGCACAAATCCGGCCCCGCCCGCGAGGTGCTGGTGGTGCTCACCAGCTTGATTTACGTCGTCCCGTCGCTCGCCATGTTCATCCTCATGCCGCTGGTGCTGGGCACGTCGATCCTCTCCCCGCTCAACGTCGTTGCGGCCATGACGCTCTACGGCATCGCGCTCATGGTGCGCTCCGCCGCGGACGCCTTCGACGCCGTGCCTGCGGACGTGCGCCAATCCGCCACGGCTGCAGGTTACGCCCCGGCCCGGCGCGTGCTCGCGGTCGAGCTGCCACTCGCCACGCCCGGGCTCATCTCCGGGCTGCGCGTGGTGGCGGCGTCCACGATCAGCCTGGTCTCCGTCGGTGCGCTGATCGGCGTGCAGTCGTTGGGCACCCTGTTCACGGAAGGGTTCCAGCGCTCCTTTACCACCGAGATCCTCGCGGGCCTTGTCGGCACCGTGCTGCTCGCCGTGGTGGTGGATCTTCTCATCGTGGCGCTCGGCCATGCCGCTACGCCGTGGACACGGTCAGGGGGCCGATGA
- a CDS encoding cryptochrome/photolyase family protein, with amino-acid sequence MPTTLVWFRDDLRLTDNPALTWAAERGDVVGVVVDETTSRPLGRAATWWRDHSIAELSERVPLTRAAGDPREIIPKMASELGAEVVWNRRYHSTEIDAAVKDACGARSFPGFLLTEPWEMRTGSGMPYRVFTPFYKAVQAHLAAHPPSVLPAPALEGQSRIDVPTYPAWADTLAEHNTPGELAALDRFHAFLDGLADGAHYSNNDLTPGATSGLSAHLRFGELSPGYVWAETVALAEAHPAAAADAYAFLRQLVWRDFAWHRFYHLPDLHLHNVRSQFDAFDWAWSEHADPMAHPYAFARPEMDGTAEHLGQLAAWQRGETGIPLVDAGMRELWLTGTMHNRVRMVVGSWLTKNLGIHWRHGEEWFWDTLVDADVASNPFNWQWVAGSGDDAAPYFRIFNPITQQEKFDPLGKYVTKWRPAALLPGYPEPMVDVKESRKVALAAYEDIKGVSGPQVG; translated from the coding sequence ATGCCCACCACCCTCGTCTGGTTCCGCGACGACCTGCGTCTTACGGATAACCCGGCACTGACCTGGGCCGCCGAGCGCGGCGACGTGGTCGGCGTGGTGGTGGACGAGACCACATCGAGGCCGCTGGGACGTGCGGCAACGTGGTGGCGCGACCACTCCATCGCGGAACTCAGCGAAAGGGTCCCGCTTACGCGCGCGGCAGGCGACCCGCGGGAGATTATCCCGAAGATGGCCAGCGAGCTTGGTGCGGAGGTGGTGTGGAACCGCCGTTACCACTCCACCGAGATCGACGCGGCGGTCAAGGACGCGTGCGGCGCGCGGTCCTTCCCGGGCTTCCTGCTGACGGAGCCGTGGGAGATGCGCACGGGCTCCGGCATGCCGTACCGCGTGTTCACCCCGTTTTATAAGGCCGTGCAAGCACACCTCGCCGCCCACCCGCCGTCGGTGCTGCCCGCGCCGGCACTCGAGGGGCAATCGCGTATCGACGTCCCCACGTACCCTGCCTGGGCAGACACACTCGCAGAACACAACACCCCCGGCGAACTGGCTGCGCTCGACCGCTTCCACGCCTTTTTGGACGGGTTGGCGGACGGCGCCCACTACTCCAACAACGACCTGACCCCGGGCGCGACCTCCGGGCTGTCGGCGCACCTGCGTTTCGGCGAGCTCTCCCCCGGCTACGTGTGGGCCGAGACGGTGGCGCTAGCTGAGGCGCACCCAGCCGCAGCAGCGGATGCGTACGCGTTTCTGCGCCAGCTGGTTTGGCGCGACTTCGCCTGGCACCGCTTCTACCACCTGCCGGATTTACACCTGCACAACGTGCGCAGCCAGTTCGACGCGTTCGACTGGGCGTGGAGCGAGCACGCCGACCCGATGGCGCACCCGTACGCCTTCGCGAGGCCCGAGATGGACGGCACCGCAGAGCACCTCGGGCAACTCGCCGCTTGGCAGCGTGGGGAGACCGGCATCCCCCTGGTCGACGCGGGCATGCGGGAGCTGTGGCTCACCGGGACGATGCACAACCGGGTGCGCATGGTGGTGGGATCCTGGCTGACGAAGAACCTGGGCATCCACTGGCGCCACGGCGAGGAATGGTTCTGGGACACGCTCGTGGACGCCGACGTCGCGTCCAACCCGTTCAACTGGCAGTGGGTCGCGGGCTCCGGCGACGACGCCGCACCCTACTTCCGCATTTTCAACCCCATCACGCAGCAAGAAAAGTTCGACCCCTTGGGTAAGTACGTGACCAAGTGGCGGCCGGCAGCGCTGCTCCCCGGCTACCCGGAACCCATGGTGGACGTCAAGGAATCCCGCAAGGTCGCCCTTGCCGCTTACGAGGACATCAAGGGCGTGTCGGGACCGCAGGTAGGGTGA
- a CDS encoding GDSL-type esterase/lipase family protein, translating into MTSLLRKAVAVLTAAALVLSPAPAAAQPAAANVVVFGDSFAANPDQYRATALQSTGASSLSSILGAPERIFESYPHQRGCLQGPDNWPRQLQAATGRQVADWSCTGHTSAELLPRIDDAVRAGSLTHATRSVVISVGFNDFWRGPAVNLTAGYDTAAIQDAYLRNLREAAGKIRAAAPGARIVMVGMLSVTEAAGAQRVCLLNVVPNLPLGIPVPPVQRLESLNQDNQRRAASQIGAAFIDIKAMSAGHTTCAPDSQRWVAGLIDTTTDSYNMALHPSRAGSTFVAQQVAGAL; encoded by the coding sequence GTGACTTCCCTCTTGCGCAAAGCCGTCGCTGTCCTCACCGCCGCCGCGCTAGTCCTCTCTCCCGCGCCCGCCGCCGCGCAGCCCGCCGCGGCGAACGTGGTGGTCTTCGGCGACTCGTTTGCCGCGAACCCGGACCAGTACCGGGCAACCGCGCTGCAATCTACGGGCGCTTCGAGCCTGTCGAGCATATTGGGCGCACCGGAGCGGATCTTCGAGTCGTACCCGCACCAGCGCGGGTGCCTGCAGGGGCCCGACAACTGGCCGCGGCAGCTGCAGGCCGCGACGGGCAGGCAGGTCGCCGACTGGTCCTGCACCGGCCACACCTCGGCCGAATTACTCCCGCGTATCGACGACGCCGTGCGCGCTGGGTCCCTCACCCACGCCACCCGGTCGGTAGTGATCTCAGTTGGGTTCAACGATTTCTGGCGCGGCCCGGCGGTCAACCTCACCGCGGGCTACGACACAGCCGCCATCCAGGACGCCTACCTGCGGAACCTGCGTGAGGCCGCGGGAAAGATCCGCGCGGCGGCGCCCGGAGCGAGGATCGTCATGGTCGGGATGTTGTCGGTGACGGAGGCCGCCGGCGCCCAACGGGTGTGCCTGCTCAACGTGGTGCCGAACTTGCCGCTTGGTATCCCGGTACCCCCTGTTCAACGGTTGGAGTCCCTGAACCAGGACAACCAGCGCCGCGCCGCGTCCCAGATCGGTGCCGCATTCATCGACATCAAGGCGATGTCTGCCGGGCACACTACCTGCGCGCCCGACTCGCAACGCTGGGTGGCTGGCCTCATTGACACCACCACGGACAGTTACAACATGGCGCTGCACCCGTCGCGTGCGGGATCCACCTTTGTCGCCCAGCAGGTAGCGGGTGCGCTGTGA
- a CDS encoding S-ribosylhomocysteine lyase, whose protein sequence is MTESRMNVESFNLDHTKVAAPFIRLADRKELPAGDVLVKYDIRFKQPNEDHLEMKTVHSLEHMFAEHARNHADNVIDFGPMGCQTGFYLMLAGDPSEEEVAELVEQTLTDITNASEVPAANEKQCGWGANHDLDAAKQAAQEFLDKRDEWGTVFK, encoded by the coding sequence ATGACTGAATCCCGCATGAACGTCGAGTCGTTCAACCTCGACCACACCAAGGTAGCCGCACCCTTCATCCGCCTCGCCGACAGGAAGGAACTGCCCGCGGGCGACGTGCTGGTGAAATACGACATCCGCTTCAAGCAGCCGAACGAGGACCACCTCGAGATGAAGACGGTGCACTCGCTGGAGCACATGTTCGCCGAGCACGCCCGCAACCACGCGGACAACGTCATCGACTTCGGCCCGATGGGCTGCCAGACCGGCTTCTACCTCATGCTCGCCGGCGACCCGTCGGAGGAGGAGGTGGCGGAGCTCGTCGAGCAGACGCTCACCGACATCACGAACGCCAGCGAGGTCCCGGCGGCCAACGAGAAACAGTGCGGCTGGGGCGCGAACCACGACCTCGACGCCGCGAAGCAGGCCGCGCAGGAGTTCCTGGACAAGCGCGACGAGTGGGGCACCGTGTTCAAATAA
- a CDS encoding ABC transporter ATP-binding protein produces the protein MIEFCHVQKQYPGTDAAAVVDFSYRVDEGSATVFVGPSGCGKTTLLRMVNRMVEPTSGEVMVRGRNVADEDPVQLRRSIGYVMQHSGLMPHRSAVDNVADIARLAGASKREARERAMEMLELVNLDPSLAKRYPAELSGGQAQRVGVARGLVNRPDILMMDEPFGAVDPVVRRKLQEEVLSLRGRLGTTVLMVTHDIDEAFIIGDQVVVLGPQARIEQAATPAQIVSHPANETVRDFTGAASRELSVVERDGSRLLIDASGTVKGVLK, from the coding sequence GTGATCGAGTTTTGCCACGTACAAAAGCAGTACCCGGGCACCGACGCCGCGGCCGTCGTCGACTTTTCATACCGGGTGGATGAAGGCAGCGCTACCGTCTTCGTCGGCCCCTCCGGTTGCGGGAAGACGACGCTTTTGCGCATGGTGAACCGGATGGTGGAACCAACTTCCGGCGAGGTAATGGTGCGGGGCCGCAACGTCGCCGATGAGGACCCGGTGCAGCTGCGCCGTTCCATCGGCTACGTGATGCAGCATTCTGGCCTGATGCCGCACCGGTCGGCCGTCGATAATGTGGCGGACATCGCGCGGCTGGCTGGGGCGAGCAAGCGGGAGGCGCGCGAGCGCGCGATGGAGATGTTGGAGCTGGTCAACCTCGACCCCTCGCTGGCGAAGCGCTACCCCGCCGAGCTGTCCGGCGGCCAGGCGCAGCGCGTCGGCGTGGCGCGCGGCCTGGTCAACCGCCCCGACATTTTGATGATGGACGAGCCCTTCGGCGCCGTCGACCCCGTGGTGCGCCGCAAACTGCAGGAGGAAGTGCTGTCGCTGCGCGGGCGCTTGGGCACCACGGTGCTCATGGTCACCCACGACATTGACGAGGCCTTCATTATCGGCGACCAGGTCGTCGTCCTCGGGCCACAGGCACGCATCGAGCAGGCCGCGACACCTGCGCAAATCGTCTCCCACCCAGCCAACGAGACGGTGCGCGACTTCACAGGCGCGGCCTCGCGTGAGCTCTCCGTCGTCGAGCGCGACGGGAGCCGTCTGCTTATCGACGCCTCCGGCACCGTCAAAGGTGTCCTGAAATGA
- the mca gene encoding mycothiol conjugate amidase Mca: protein MAIHAHPDDESSKGAATMAKYAAEGNRVKVVTCTDGRRGDVLNPAMDRPGVLENILEVRREEMARAAEALGVEHVWLGYEDSGLPEGDPLPPLPAGSFAVQDPQAVAVKIVEQVRDFKPHVIITYDENGGYPHPDHLMVHAVSMIAWDKAGDPEFAPEAGEPWTPLKLYYSHGFILQRMKLLQERLYERGEKSPYELMIKRWEEAEGDVFDRVTTQVECGDYFGQRAAALTAHATQIDPAGAFLASPVEDQQDVWPTEEFELARSRVDTQLPETDLFAGIPEESE from the coding sequence ATGGCGATCCACGCACACCCCGACGACGAGTCCTCCAAGGGCGCCGCCACGATGGCGAAGTACGCCGCGGAGGGCAACCGGGTGAAGGTGGTCACCTGCACCGACGGCCGGCGCGGCGACGTGCTTAACCCGGCGATGGACCGCCCCGGGGTCCTCGAGAACATCCTCGAGGTGCGCCGCGAGGAGATGGCGCGCGCGGCCGAGGCCCTCGGCGTCGAGCACGTCTGGCTCGGGTACGAGGATTCGGGCCTGCCCGAGGGCGACCCGCTGCCGCCGCTGCCGGCAGGCTCGTTCGCGGTGCAGGACCCGCAGGCGGTGGCGGTGAAGATCGTGGAGCAGGTGCGCGACTTCAAGCCCCACGTCATCATCACCTACGACGAGAACGGCGGGTACCCGCACCCGGACCACCTCATGGTGCACGCGGTATCCATGATCGCCTGGGACAAGGCGGGCGACCCGGAGTTCGCGCCCGAGGCAGGCGAGCCGTGGACCCCGTTGAAGCTCTACTACTCGCACGGCTTCATCCTCCAGCGCATGAAGCTGCTGCAGGAGCGGCTCTACGAGCGCGGGGAGAAGAGCCCCTACGAGCTCATGATCAAGCGGTGGGAAGAGGCCGAGGGCGACGTGTTTGACCGGGTGACCACCCAGGTCGAGTGCGGGGACTACTTCGGCCAGCGTGCCGCGGCGCTGACCGCCCACGCCACGCAGATCGACCCGGCGGGCGCGTTCCTGGCCAGCCCGGTGGAGGACCAGCAGGACGTGTGGCCCACCGAGGAGTTCGAGCTCGCGCGCAGCAGGGTGGACACGCAGCTGCCCGAGACGGATCTTTTCGCCGGCATCCCGGAAGAGAGCGAGTAG